The following proteins come from a genomic window of Winogradskyella sp. PC-19:
- a CDS encoding Na(+)-translocating NADH-quinone reductase subunit A translates to MSKDIRIKKGLNIKLVGEAEKTTENAIISNTYTIRPEDFHSITPKLVAKEGTKVKAGDTLFYNKENEAMKFVSPVSGEIAEIQRGPKRRIDGIKINADKAQVYAEHGKFDLSADAAAIKAHLLASGCWAFIKQRPYDVVASAEKAPRDIYISGFATAPLAADLDYVLEGKEAELQAAVTALSKLTEGNVHVSVAKGSGSIFSNITGASVHVVSGPHPAGNVGTLINKVGPVNKGETVWTVNAQDLVIIGELLLTGKFNAERTIALAGSSVKKPRYFKTKIGAEVATMIYDNGVDKDGNDRIISGNVLSGKQVSPDGNLDYYSNVITVIPEGDDYEFFGWNKPVFDKVSTSRALTFSWLTPNKKFDLTTNTNGEHRAFVITGSYEEVFPLDIYPMQILKACMYKDLDEMEALGMYEVAPEDFALTEFICVSKQPHQKIIREGLDLMLKEIG, encoded by the coding sequence ATGTCAAAAGACATTAGAATAAAAAAGGGTTTAAATATAAAGTTGGTCGGCGAAGCCGAAAAGACCACTGAAAACGCTATTATTAGCAACACTTACACGATTAGACCCGAAGATTTTCACAGCATTACACCAAAATTGGTTGCCAAAGAAGGTACTAAAGTAAAAGCAGGTGATACACTATTTTACAATAAGGAAAATGAAGCTATGAAGTTTGTGTCACCAGTGTCTGGTGAGATTGCTGAAATACAACGTGGACCAAAACGTAGAATTGACGGCATTAAAATTAACGCAGACAAAGCACAAGTCTATGCTGAGCATGGAAAGTTTGACTTAAGTGCAGATGCAGCTGCTATTAAGGCACATTTGTTAGCTTCAGGTTGTTGGGCATTTATTAAACAACGTCCTTACGACGTTGTGGCTAGTGCAGAAAAAGCACCTAGAGATATTTATATTTCTGGCTTTGCAACAGCACCATTAGCAGCAGATTTAGACTATGTTTTAGAAGGTAAAGAAGCTGAATTGCAAGCTGCGGTAACAGCACTTTCAAAATTAACTGAAGGTAATGTACATGTTTCTGTAGCTAAGGGTTCTGGTTCTATATTTTCTAATATTACAGGCGCTAGTGTTCATGTTGTTTCTGGGCCGCATCCAGCAGGAAACGTTGGAACTTTAATCAATAAAGTAGGACCAGTAAATAAAGGCGAAACTGTTTGGACTGTAAATGCTCAGGATTTAGTAATTATTGGAGAGTTACTATTAACAGGTAAGTTTAACGCCGAAAGAACAATTGCACTTGCAGGTTCTTCAGTAAAGAAACCACGTTATTTCAAAACCAAAATCGGTGCAGAGGTAGCAACCATGATTTATGATAATGGTGTTGATAAAGATGGGAATGATAGGATTATATCTGGAAATGTATTAAGTGGAAAACAAGTAAGTCCTGATGGGAATTTAGATTATTATAGTAATGTAATTACTGTAATCCCTGAAGGTGACGATTACGAATTTTTCGGATGGAACAAGCCTGTTTTTGATAAAGTATCGACTTCAAGAGCTTTGACATTTTCATGGTTAACTCCAAATAAAAAGTTTGATTTAACAACAAATACTAATGGAGAGCATCGTGCATTTGTAATCACTGGTAGTTATGAAGAGGTGTTCCCTTTAGATATCTATCCGATGCAGATTTTAAAGGCGTGTATGTACAAAGACTTAGATGAAATGGAAGCTCTAGGGATGTACGAAGTTGCACCTGAGGATTTTGCATTGACTGAGTTTATTTGTGTGTCTAAACAACCACATCAAAAAATAATAAGAGAAGGATTAGACTTAATGCTTAAAGAAATAGGATAA
- a CDS encoding DUF6695 family protein has product MLQNDAFIITMAYPETIVSHAEEWYSKFLRFLFIGNKKHVRAGHAALVLIDKKTGELEYHDFGRYITSSPNGRVRGKETDFELNFPIKANIKGDRILNFDEVLKFLATNPKLTHGDGDLYASICNSINYDLARKHITERQNEGFIRYAAFIGQACNCARFVTDALIASVIDKKIKRALIKSKWFTPSTIGNVVIADTDNHVYRVTDKAEIHKFTSSVSKENRRLFLDLLKEYNPSIEGTILPKHNDTKEDHAQWLGGIAAGAWFEIYGLESKSEYRFRRISPYGNIDCDGVYKINDASFDVSLSYEFIHYSNCKFFHINQNEKTFRFEYQKDFK; this is encoded by the coding sequence ATGCTTCAAAATGATGCTTTTATAATAACTATGGCTTATCCGGAAACTATTGTTTCTCATGCCGAAGAATGGTATTCAAAATTTCTCAGATTTTTGTTTATAGGAAATAAAAAACATGTGCGTGCAGGACATGCAGCTTTGGTGTTAATAGATAAGAAAACGGGTGAATTAGAATATCACGATTTTGGACGATATATAACATCTTCACCAAATGGAAGAGTAAGAGGTAAAGAGACCGATTTTGAACTAAATTTTCCTATAAAAGCAAATATCAAAGGTGATAGGATTCTGAATTTTGATGAAGTTTTAAAGTTTCTAGCTACAAATCCTAAATTAACTCACGGTGATGGTGATTTATATGCTTCAATATGTAACAGTATAAATTATGATTTGGCTCGTAAACATATTACCGAACGCCAGAATGAAGGCTTTATAAGATATGCAGCTTTTATTGGTCAAGCTTGTAATTGCGCGCGTTTTGTTACGGATGCATTGATAGCATCTGTAATCGATAAAAAAATAAAAAGAGCATTAATTAAATCTAAATGGTTTACACCAAGTACTATCGGAAACGTAGTTATAGCTGATACAGATAATCATGTATATAGAGTTACTGACAAAGCAGAAATACATAAATTCACTTCTTCTGTTAGTAAAGAAAATAGACGATTGTTCTTGGATCTTCTTAAAGAGTATAACCCAAGTATAGAAGGAACAATATTACCAAAGCATAATGATACAAAAGAAGACCACGCTCAGTGGCTTGGTGGTATTGCAGCTGGTGCTTGGTTCGAAATTTATGGATTAGAAAGTAAATCTGAATACAGATTTCGAAGAATTTCTCCTTACGGAAATATAGATTGTGATGGCGTCTATAAAATAAATGACGCTAGTTTTGATGTTAGTCTAAGCTATGAATTTATACATTATTCTAACTGTAAATTTTTTCACATTAATCAAAACGAAAAAACATTTCGATTTGAATATCAAAAAGATTTCAAATAA
- a CDS encoding T9SS type A sorting domain-containing protein, with amino-acid sequence MKKIYSLTLTLASFFAVAQVTPVSITSDLTANLTGYTGATEFAGQAEYFVYKSSDDILDKPIFLIDGFDPGDTRNIDALYSSLDYTGNPNFTNIGDELRAEGFDIVVVNFPQYTNPTDGNLMVDGGADFIERNALTLVALIEDINTEKALASSPEQNIIIGPSMGGLISRYALNYMEGNMLDTDTSLWVSIDSPHLGANVPIGLQHQFNYLANNSTNPVIEVQPIIDDVLNSPAARQLLVDHFLAHLDGSGDGVTFDSSLTLPIPDSYRTQFEININSLDGNPNTIDFPQNTRKISVVNGSGIGSSYLAKDGVTEVVPGFTIISDTFTVNDVPILGSLNVDIDVYMTPVSGSSQQVSSFFAPIPFFPDIVSTANSGTTNFDGVDAAPGGLFDLTGLAGDLPSTGLAADFLDALTIDKFSFIPTVSALALEINDEGNNADNINWYHNIDLTSGRATTNNTPFDNTYLPDDNEDHVAITPGNAAFILAEIRGTVLGSDDVNVTAFQLENNPIKDKLVLLTNGNQNVSVSIIDFTGKIVFKTQTELNNRIEIPVRLNSGFYILNIEGENNSRFTTKFIVN; translated from the coding sequence ATGAAAAAAATTTACTCTTTGACTTTAACTTTAGCATCATTTTTTGCAGTAGCACAAGTAACTCCAGTTTCGATAACGTCTGATTTAACAGCAAATCTAACGGGTTATACAGGCGCAACAGAATTTGCAGGCCAAGCAGAATATTTTGTATACAAAAGCAGTGATGATATTTTAGATAAACCTATCTTTTTAATAGATGGTTTTGACCCAGGTGATACACGAAATATCGATGCCCTTTATTCTTCTTTAGATTACACAGGAAATCCTAACTTCACTAACATTGGTGACGAACTTAGAGCTGAAGGTTTTGATATAGTGGTTGTAAATTTCCCGCAATACACCAACCCAACTGACGGAAATCTAATGGTAGACGGCGGAGCAGATTTTATTGAACGAAATGCACTAACATTGGTAGCACTTATTGAAGACATAAATACTGAAAAAGCACTAGCAAGTTCACCTGAACAAAATATTATCATTGGTCCAAGTATGGGTGGTTTAATCTCCCGATATGCTTTAAATTATATGGAAGGTAATATGTTAGATACCGATACAAGCTTGTGGGTATCTATAGATTCGCCACACCTTGGGGCAAATGTCCCTATTGGACTTCAACATCAATTTAATTATTTAGCTAATAATAGTACAAATCCAGTTATTGAAGTACAGCCAATTATTGATGATGTTTTAAATTCTCCTGCTGCTAGACAATTATTAGTTGACCATTTTTTGGCACATCTTGATGGTTCTGGTGATGGTGTAACATTTGATTCATCATTGACTCTACCAATACCTGATTCATACCGAACGCAATTTGAGATAAATATTAATAGCTTAGATGGAAACCCAAATACAATTGATTTTCCGCAAAACACAAGAAAAATATCAGTTGTTAATGGTAGCGGTATTGGCTCTTCTTATTTAGCTAAAGATGGAGTTACTGAAGTTGTTCCTGGTTTTACTATTATATCGGATACATTCACTGTAAATGATGTACCTATTTTAGGAAGTCTAAACGTAGATATTGACGTATATATGACACCAGTTTCTGGAAGCTCTCAACAGGTTAGTAGTTTTTTTGCTCCAATACCATTCTTCCCAGATATTGTTTCAACTGCAAATTCCGGAACTACAAATTTTGATGGTGTAGATGCAGCTCCTGGCGGTCTATTTGATTTAACTGGTTTAGCAGGAGATTTACCATCCACTGGTCTTGCAGCTGATTTTCTAGACGCTTTAACTATTGATAAATTTAGTTTTATTCCAACGGTTAGTGCACTTGCATTAGAAATTAATGACGAAGGAAACAATGCAGACAATATAAATTGGTATCATAATATTGATTTAACATCTGGTCGAGCAACAACAAACAATACACCGTTTGATAACACCTATTTACCAGATGATAATGAAGATCATGTTGCAATAACGCCAGGCAACGCAGCTTTTATACTTGCAGAAATAAGAGGCACGGTATTAGGTTCTGATGATGTAAACGTTACAGCTTTTCAATTAGAAAATAATCCAATTAAAGACAAATTAGTTTTATTAACAAATGGTAATCAAAATGTATCAGTTTCTATTATTGATTTCACAGGAAAAATAGTTTTCAAAACTCAAACAGAATTGAATAACAGAATAGAAATACCAGTTAGATTAAATTCTGGCTTTTATATTTTGAATATTGAAGGAGAGAATAATTCTAGATTTACAACGAAATTTATAGTTAACTAA
- a CDS encoding fatty acid desaturase family protein: MNTQKALTFSRKDSAKFFRTLNKRVNDYFKENNIKRTGNYKLWIKTIVMFALFLTPYFLLLTLNIPTWAQLLLTLVMGVGMAGVGMNVMHDGNHGSFSNKEWVNRLMGSSIYILAGNVYNWKVQHNVLHHTYTNIHGHDEDLEAGRVLRFSEHSEWRKHHKFQHYYSILLYGLLTINWAITTDFQQMYRYMKRRLSYGKLPNPVVNWSKLVVSKLIYVSMWIVIPIVLTDLAWYKVLIGFFLMHYVAGLILSVVFQLAHVMDEAEMPMPEKDGTMKNTWAIHQLKTTVNFGAKSWFINWYTGGLNHQVEHHIFPNISHVHYGKIAKIVKDTAKEFNLPYKEYKTTRKAIVAHFRFLKEMGMKPAMQA, translated from the coding sequence ATGAATACACAAAAAGCCCTTACTTTTTCTAGAAAAGATTCTGCTAAATTCTTCAGAACTCTTAATAAACGTGTCAACGATTATTTTAAAGAAAACAACATAAAGCGCACAGGAAACTACAAATTATGGATTAAAACCATTGTTATGTTTGCGCTGTTTTTAACACCATATTTTTTATTATTAACACTCAATATTCCTACTTGGGCACAACTTTTACTCACTCTAGTAATGGGTGTTGGAATGGCTGGCGTTGGTATGAATGTAATGCATGACGGGAACCACGGTTCTTTTTCTAATAAAGAATGGGTAAATCGTTTAATGGGAAGTAGTATTTATATTCTTGCCGGAAATGTTTACAACTGGAAAGTACAGCATAATGTACTGCACCATACTTACACAAATATTCACGGTCATGATGAGGATTTAGAAGCTGGACGTGTACTTAGATTTTCTGAACATTCTGAATGGCGTAAGCATCATAAATTTCAGCACTACTATTCTATCTTATTATACGGATTACTTACGATTAACTGGGCAATCACTACTGATTTTCAGCAAATGTATCGTTACATGAAGCGTAGATTATCATATGGTAAACTTCCAAACCCAGTTGTAAATTGGAGTAAATTGGTGGTTTCAAAACTGATTTATGTAAGTATGTGGATTGTAATCCCAATTGTATTAACTGATTTGGCTTGGTATAAAGTTTTAATAGGTTTCTTTTTAATGCATTATGTCGCTGGTCTAATTTTAAGTGTAGTTTTTCAACTCGCTCATGTTATGGACGAAGCAGAAATGCCGATGCCAGAAAAAGATGGTACTATGAAAAATACTTGGGCTATTCATCAGTTAAAAACTACTGTTAATTTTGGTGCAAAAAGCTGGTTTATCAACTGGTATACAGGTGGATTAAACCATCAAGTAGAGCATCACATTTTCCCGAACATAAGCCACGTTCATTACGGAAAAATTGCAAAAATCGTAAAGGATACTGCTAAAGAATTTAATTTACCATACAAGGAATATAAAACCACAAGAAAAGCTATTGTAGCACATTTTAGATTTTTGAAAGAAATGGGAATGAAGCCTGCAATGCAAGCATAA
- the pruA gene encoding L-glutamate gamma-semialdehyde dehydrogenase, protein MGKGFFNVPIAVNEPVKSYAPGSPERTAVTEAYKTMFNSKTEVPMYINGKDVKTGNTRTMSPPHDHKHIVGEYHLAEQSHVEEAISTALEARKTWSQLPWEQRAGIFLKAAELIAGPYRAKINAATMIAQSKTVHQAEIDAACELIDFLRFNVQFMTDIYHEQPESTSDAWNRLEYRPLEGFTYAVTPFNFTAIAANLPACMAMMGNVVVWKPSDSQIFSAKIIMDIFKEAGVPDGVINVVFGDPVMITNTVMASPDFSGLHFTGSTYIFKELWKQIGNNIHNYKTYPRIVGETGGKDFIVAHKSANPQQVATAISRGAFEFQGQKCSAASRAYVPSNLWPEVKASVIKDVNSFKMGSPEDMSNFVTAVIHEGSFDKLAKYIDAAKSDADAEIIVGGGYDKSKGYFIEPTVIVTSNPKYTTMCTELFGPVITIYVYDENDYTATLKLVDETSEYALTGAILSTDRYAIQEATNILQNAAGNFYINDKPTGAVVGQQPFGGARASGTNDKAGSALNLLRWVSPRMIKETFVTPTDYRYPFLGE, encoded by the coding sequence ATGGGAAAAGGATTCTTCAATGTACCAATCGCTGTTAACGAGCCTGTAAAATCATATGCTCCAGGTTCTCCTGAGAGAACTGCTGTTACAGAGGCATATAAAACTATGTTTAATAGTAAGACAGAAGTACCAATGTATATTAATGGTAAAGACGTAAAAACTGGTAATACCAGAACTATGTCTCCGCCTCACGACCATAAACATATTGTTGGAGAATACCATTTAGCTGAACAATCTCATGTTGAAGAAGCTATTTCTACGGCTTTGGAAGCTCGTAAAACTTGGTCTCAATTACCTTGGGAACAACGTGCAGGTATTTTCTTAAAAGCTGCTGAGTTAATTGCTGGTCCTTACCGCGCAAAGATTAATGCAGCAACTATGATTGCTCAGTCAAAAACAGTACACCAAGCCGAAATTGATGCTGCTTGTGAGTTAATTGACTTCTTGCGTTTTAACGTTCAGTTTATGACTGATATTTATCACGAACAACCAGAAAGTACATCTGATGCATGGAACAGGTTAGAGTATCGTCCGCTTGAAGGATTTACTTATGCAGTTACTCCTTTTAATTTTACGGCAATTGCAGCAAACTTACCTGCATGTATGGCAATGATGGGTAATGTTGTCGTATGGAAACCAAGTGATAGCCAGATTTTTTCTGCTAAAATAATCATGGATATATTTAAAGAAGCTGGTGTTCCGGATGGTGTAATTAACGTTGTTTTTGGTGACCCTGTTATGATTACTAATACCGTGATGGCAAGTCCAGATTTTTCTGGCTTACACTTTACAGGTTCTACATATATCTTTAAAGAGCTTTGGAAACAAATCGGAAACAACATACATAACTATAAAACGTATCCAAGGATAGTAGGTGAGACTGGTGGTAAAGATTTTATTGTCGCTCATAAATCGGCTAATCCACAACAAGTAGCAACAGCTATTTCTCGTGGAGCCTTTGAGTTCCAAGGACAAAAATGTTCAGCTGCTTCACGTGCTTATGTTCCTTCTAATTTATGGCCAGAAGTAAAAGCTTCTGTAATTAAAGACGTGAACTCTTTTAAAATGGGTTCTCCTGAAGATATGAGTAATTTTGTTACTGCAGTAATCCATGAAGGTTCGTTTGACAAATTGGCAAAATACATTGATGCTGCTAAATCCGATGCTGATGCTGAAATTATAGTAGGTGGTGGTTATGACAAGTCTAAAGGCTACTTTATTGAGCCAACAGTAATCGTAACATCAAATCCAAAATATACAACGATGTGCACAGAGCTTTTTGGCCCCGTAATAACAATCTATGTATACGATGAAAACGACTATACAGCAACCTTAAAATTAGTAGACGAAACAAGTGAGTATGCATTAACAGGTGCCATTTTATCGACAGATAGATATGCCATCCAAGAAGCAACAAACATCTTACAAAACGCAGCCGGAAACTTCTACATCAACGATAAGCCAACTGGCGCAGTTGTAGGGCAACAACCATTTGGAGGCGCAAGAGCTTCTGGAACAAATGACAAAGCTGGTAGCGCACTTAACTTACTGCGTTGGGTTTCGCCACGAATGATTAAAGAAACATTTGTAACACCAACTGATTACAGATATCCATTTTTAGGAGAATAA
- the rsmG gene encoding 16S rRNA (guanine(527)-N(7))-methyltransferase RsmG, which produces MELILKYFPNLAEQQIEQFEALLPLYKDWNAKINVISRKDIDELYLRHVLHSLAIAKVMPFSGGSSILDVGTGGGFPGVPLAILFPECQFHLVDSINKKLKVINGVAESLGLKNIRTTHSRVEAIDEQYDFIVSRAVTAMPEFTKWIKGKIRKEQKNEFKNGILYLKGGDLTEELKQYKTVKQFSLTEYFEEDFFETKKVVYLPIKYK; this is translated from the coding sequence ATGGAACTAATCTTAAAATATTTTCCAAACCTAGCAGAGCAGCAAATAGAGCAATTTGAAGCTTTATTGCCATTATATAAAGATTGGAATGCTAAGATAAATGTGATTTCTCGAAAAGATATTGACGAACTCTATTTACGTCATGTTTTGCACTCATTAGCAATAGCCAAAGTGATGCCGTTTAGTGGTGGTTCATCAATATTAGATGTAGGTACTGGTGGAGGATTTCCTGGTGTACCGTTAGCTATTTTGTTTCCAGAATGCCAGTTTCATTTGGTAGATAGTATCAATAAAAAACTAAAAGTTATTAATGGTGTGGCTGAATCTCTAGGTTTAAAAAATATTAGAACTACTCACAGTAGAGTAGAGGCTATTGACGAGCAATATGATTTTATAGTAAGTCGTGCAGTTACTGCTATGCCAGAATTTACTAAATGGATAAAAGGTAAGATTAGAAAAGAACAGAAAAACGAATTTAAAAACGGGATTTTGTATCTAAAAGGTGGAGATTTGACTGAAGAGTTAAAGCAATATAAGACCGTAAAACAATTTTCGTTAACAGAGTATTTTGAAGAAGATTTTTTCGAAACAAAAAAAGTGGTGTATTTACCAATAAAGTACAAATAA
- the apaG gene encoding Co2+/Mg2+ efflux protein ApaG has translation MVQQVTSGIKISVETDFEGTFYKNYKMNFAFAYKVTIENQSNDVVQLNSRYWKIKDALNNIEVVRGEGVIGQKPILQPGESHTYNSGCLLTSPFGSMHGYYNMINFSNSKRFKVYIPSFRLSAPFSLN, from the coding sequence ATGGTACAACAAGTTACAAGCGGAATTAAAATTTCAGTTGAAACTGATTTCGAGGGTACATTTTATAAAAATTATAAAATGAATTTTGCCTTCGCTTATAAAGTTACTATTGAAAATCAGAGTAACGACGTTGTACAGCTAAACTCTCGCTATTGGAAAATCAAGGATGCCTTAAATAATATTGAGGTAGTACGTGGTGAAGGCGTAATTGGTCAGAAACCAATTCTTCAACCAGGTGAATCTCATACTTATAATTCGGGTTGCTTACTAACATCACCTTTTGGTAGTATGCACGGTTATTACAATATGATTAACTTTTCAAACTCTAAAAGGTTTAAAGTTTACATACCTTCTTTTAGATTAAGTGCACCTTTTTCTCTGAACTGA
- a CDS encoding type IX secretion system plug protein domain-containing protein, with protein sequence MNFKYYATLLLVGISFFSFSQVEETLPPNFIKTITFKGSTSQAQLPILRLGEPFSLEFDALTGNEEDFYYKIEHFNFDWTPSQLVKGEYLRGIDNMRIITYLNSLNTFQIYSHYDLNIPNQQTKGLLKSGNYMITIYDDYDEVMFSRKFMVVEDIASVGVKPRRTRNFETINEKQIVNIKINSGDTNLNNPLETVKTLVIQNNNLNTAISNLIPQFTVGNELIYRYDDEASFWAGNEYLNFESKNVRSANLGIQFIDLQDLYHSYLFKQISRRDRPYTWNPDINGNFLINAIGVNNLDTQADYTEVHFTLMHEQIPGKDVHVFGNFNNFAIEDMTRMYYNNESGNYECIIKLKQGFYNYKFVTVDGDGTVDEGAISGNFWQTENNYKVLVYYRDLGARYDRLIGFGEANSERITN encoded by the coding sequence ATGAATTTTAAATACTACGCTACTTTACTACTCGTTGGAATTTCTTTTTTTAGCTTTTCTCAAGTTGAAGAAACATTACCTCCGAATTTTATAAAGACCATTACATTCAAAGGAAGTACGAGTCAAGCACAATTACCTATTTTAAGACTTGGTGAACCTTTTAGTCTTGAATTTGATGCATTAACTGGCAATGAAGAAGATTTTTACTATAAGATTGAACACTTTAATTTTGATTGGACGCCTTCGCAACTTGTAAAGGGAGAATATTTAAGAGGCATTGATAATATGAGAATCATCACTTACCTTAATTCTCTTAACACATTTCAAATTTATTCTCATTACGATTTAAATATCCCTAATCAACAAACTAAAGGATTACTTAAATCTGGTAATTATATGATTACCATATATGATGACTATGATGAAGTTATGTTTTCTAGAAAGTTTATGGTTGTAGAAGACATAGCATCTGTCGGCGTAAAACCAAGACGTACTCGTAATTTTGAAACAATTAACGAGAAGCAAATTGTCAATATCAAAATAAATTCTGGGGACACTAATTTGAATAATCCTTTAGAAACTGTAAAGACTCTTGTTATTCAAAACAACAATTTAAATACTGCAATATCTAACCTAATACCCCAATTTACAGTAGGGAACGAATTAATATATCGATATGACGACGAAGCGTCTTTTTGGGCAGGTAATGAATACTTAAATTTTGAAAGTAAAAATGTGCGTTCTGCGAATCTTGGTATTCAATTTATAGATTTACAAGACTTATATCATAGCTACTTATTTAAACAAATAAGTAGAAGAGATAGACCATACACATGGAATCCAGATATAAATGGCAACTTTTTGATAAATGCTATTGGCGTCAATAATCTAGACACCCAAGCTGATTATACCGAAGTTCACTTTACACTTATGCACGAACAAATCCCAGGTAAAGATGTACATGTTTTTGGCAACTTTAACAACTTTGCAATAGAGGATATGACACGTATGTATTATAACAATGAAAGTGGTAATTACGAATGCATTATAAAGTTAAAACAAGGTTTTTACAATTATAAATTTGTAACAGTAGATGGCGATGGTACAGTTGATGAAGGAGCAATTAGTGGTAACTTTTGGCAAACTGAAAATAACTATAAAGTTTTGGTTTACTACAGAGATTTAGGTGCACGTTATGATAGATTAATAGGCTTTGGAGAAGCAAACTCCGAACGCATTACCAATTAA
- a CDS encoding pyridoxal phosphate-dependent decarboxylase family protein, translating into MQQDLKIFSELCDFLFEEEKNNPVAQPIPTSELFQKLDLSLNDEGVINEELALTLKSIIKYTPKTASKSFFNQLFGGRIGKATLGDLLAVMLNNSMYTYKVAGPQVGIEKEIIDNICNLSGYPKNSGGTLAAGGSMTNFMALLMARDYKFPKIRTEGITQKMTIYTSEASHYSISKNAVLSGIGRHNVRLIKTNNKGEMSATHLDQVVKEDIANGHQPFFVNATAGTTVLGAFDDITNLSKVCKAHNLWLHVDGAYCGSVIFSAKYKHLVDGLRLSDSFSVNAHKMLGTPLGCSIITTQHKSQLHHSFSNEADYLYQTDGDDYNLGKTSLQCGRRNDALKLWTLWKSVGTKGLEKIVDHQFELAQTARDYINNNPDYKLYSFDDSISICFNYKDIPANLLCTALYEDSELMVGFGKFNNTEFVRMVTINTVLQKEDILNFFETLETYASKSLLKNTLT; encoded by the coding sequence ATGCAGCAAGACCTCAAGATATTTTCAGAATTATGTGATTTTCTTTTTGAAGAAGAAAAGAACAACCCTGTAGCACAACCTATCCCTACTTCAGAATTATTTCAAAAATTAGATTTATCACTAAATGACGAAGGTGTCATAAACGAGGAATTAGCTTTGACATTAAAGTCTATTATAAAATATACGCCTAAAACAGCTTCAAAATCATTTTTTAATCAACTTTTTGGTGGAAGAATTGGAAAAGCCACTTTAGGAGATTTACTAGCAGTTATGCTTAATAACAGCATGTATACATACAAAGTTGCTGGCCCACAAGTTGGTATAGAGAAAGAGATTATAGATAATATTTGTAACCTTTCTGGCTATCCCAAAAATAGCGGTGGCACATTGGCTGCTGGTGGCTCAATGACCAATTTTATGGCGTTATTAATGGCTAGAGATTATAAATTCCCTAAAATTAGAACTGAAGGCATTACCCAGAAAATGACAATTTACACTTCTGAAGCTTCTCATTATTCCATTTCTAAAAATGCAGTTTTATCTGGTATAGGAAGACATAATGTAAGATTGATTAAAACCAATAATAAAGGTGAAATGAGCGCAACTCATTTAGATCAAGTCGTTAAAGAAGACATCGCAAATGGACATCAACCGTTTTTTGTAAATGCAACAGCTGGCACAACCGTATTGGGAGCTTTTGACGATATTACTAATCTAAGTAAAGTCTGCAAAGCACACAATTTATGGTTACATGTTGATGGCGCATATTGTGGCAGTGTAATATTTAGCGCAAAATATAAACATCTTGTTGACGGACTAAGATTATCTGATTCTTTTAGTGTCAATGCTCATAAAATGCTTGGAACACCTTTAGGTTGCTCAATTATTACTACACAACACAAATCTCAGCTACATCATTCTTTTTCTAATGAAGCTGATTATTTATACCAAACAGATGGCGATGATTACAATCTAGGCAAAACTTCATTACAATGCGGGCGTCGAAATGATGCTTTAAAACTATGGACACTATGGAAATCTGTTGGTACTAAAGGGCTTGAGAAAATAGTTGACCATCAATTTGAACTAGCTCAAACTGCAAGAGATTACATTAATAATAATCCAGATTACAAACTTTATAGTTTTGACGATTCTATTTCTATATGTTTTAATTATAAAGACATACCTGCAAATTTATTATGCACAGCTCTATATGAAGATTCTGAACTCATGGTTGGCTTTGGTAAGTTTAATAATACAGAATTCGTAAGAATGGTTACAATAAATACAGTATTACAAAAAGAAGATATTCTGAATTTCTTTGAAACCTTAGAAACTTATGCCTCTAAATCTTTGTTAAAAAACACACTAACATAA